From one Vannielia litorea genomic stretch:
- the mutS gene encoding DNA mismatch repair protein MutS: MRWGYGPPNQQAGASVSSAAVTPMMAQYLEIKADHPGALLFYRMGDFYEMFFDDAVAAAEALDIALTKRGKHDGDDIPMCGVPVHAAESYLLTLIRKGFRVAVCEQMESPDEAKKRGYKAVVRREVVRLVTPGTLTEESLLEPRRHNYLAAYADVRGEGALAWVDISTGAFRVVRCGSEMLGPQLARLMPREVLLSERSEGFLAEIVSDLGGAPTMASAESFDSEGGKVRLCAALRVKTLDAFGTFGRADLAALGAIVAYLELTQKGQLPLLRPPVSEDMGGVMQIDAATRRNLELTRSLSGGREGSLIAAIDRTLTAGGGRLLERRISSPSRKLPEIQRRLDTVQWAMDSGRREQLRDALRRVPDMDRALSRLALDRGGPRDLAAVRNGLAQAELLASSLIGELPELVTEAADALRGHTELADLLDAALVAEPPLLARDGGFVATGYNAELDEARTLRDEGRGVIARMQAEFSEQTGISALKIKHNNVLGYFIETTATHADKMMKPPLSETFIHRQTTANAIRFTTVELSELETRILNAAGRSLEVEKRLYSDLSEAVLDASANVGGAARALAELDLACALADLASGEGWVRPDVDEGRAFEVEAGRHPVVEAALRREGGQSFVANDCGLSDGADGAHIWLLTGPNMAGKSTFLRQNALIALLAQAGSFVPAKRAHVGIVSSLFSRVGAADDLARGRSTFMVEMVETAAILNQADDRSLVILDEIGRGTATYDGLSIAWAVMEHLHDVNRSRALFATHYHEMTALSAKLEGAENATVAVKEWEGDVIFLHEVKMGAAEASYGVQVAKLAGLPEAVVSRARMVLEQLEKGEREGGDKSKLIDDLPLFAAIPKQSSLPKTAEHNALKEKLAEVLPDELTPREALEVIYELKRLAD, encoded by the coding sequence ATGCGCTGGGGCTATGGTCCGCCAAATCAGCAGGCGGGGGCAAGTGTGAGTTCAGCAGCAGTCACACCGATGATGGCGCAATACCTGGAGATCAAGGCAGATCATCCAGGCGCGCTGCTGTTTTACCGAATGGGCGACTTCTACGAGATGTTCTTTGACGACGCAGTGGCGGCGGCAGAAGCACTCGATATCGCACTCACGAAACGTGGTAAACACGATGGGGACGACATCCCGATGTGCGGTGTGCCGGTTCATGCCGCCGAGAGCTACTTGCTGACGCTCATTCGGAAGGGCTTCCGGGTTGCCGTGTGCGAGCAGATGGAAAGCCCGGACGAAGCCAAGAAGCGCGGATACAAGGCGGTGGTTCGTCGCGAGGTGGTGCGCTTGGTCACGCCCGGCACGTTGACCGAGGAAAGTTTGCTTGAGCCGCGACGCCACAACTACCTCGCTGCCTATGCAGATGTACGTGGGGAGGGCGCCTTGGCATGGGTCGACATTTCGACCGGGGCCTTTCGGGTCGTGCGCTGCGGGTCCGAAATGCTGGGGCCGCAATTGGCGCGGCTGATGCCGCGCGAGGTGTTGCTAAGCGAGCGCTCAGAAGGATTTTTGGCTGAAATAGTGTCTGACCTTGGTGGTGCACCCACTATGGCCTCTGCAGAGAGCTTCGACAGTGAGGGTGGTAAGGTACGGCTCTGTGCGGCCCTCCGGGTAAAAACGCTGGACGCCTTCGGCACCTTTGGGCGGGCCGATCTTGCAGCACTCGGCGCAATCGTCGCCTATTTGGAACTCACCCAAAAAGGCCAACTGCCGCTTCTGCGCCCTCCGGTGTCTGAGGACATGGGCGGGGTCATGCAGATCGACGCCGCCACGAGGCGAAATCTTGAGCTGACCCGCAGTCTGAGCGGGGGCCGCGAGGGGAGCCTGATCGCCGCAATCGACCGAACACTTACCGCTGGCGGTGGTCGTCTGCTCGAAAGGCGAATCTCTTCGCCATCCCGCAAACTGCCTGAGATCCAACGACGTCTCGACACGGTCCAATGGGCAATGGATAGCGGGCGGCGAGAACAGTTGCGAGACGCACTTCGCCGCGTGCCAGATATGGACAGGGCACTCTCGCGACTGGCACTCGACCGGGGCGGGCCACGCGATTTGGCTGCCGTTCGAAACGGGCTGGCACAGGCTGAATTGCTGGCCTCGTCGCTAATCGGTGAGCTGCCGGAGCTTGTGACCGAGGCCGCGGACGCTCTTCGAGGGCATACAGAGTTGGCTGATTTGCTGGATGCAGCGTTGGTCGCGGAACCGCCATTGCTGGCGCGCGACGGTGGGTTCGTTGCCACCGGTTATAATGCCGAGCTGGACGAGGCTCGCACCCTCCGTGACGAGGGTCGCGGAGTAATTGCGCGAATGCAGGCGGAGTTCTCTGAACAGACGGGGATATCGGCTTTAAAGATCAAGCATAACAACGTCCTCGGTTACTTCATCGAAACAACGGCAACACACGCCGACAAGATGATGAAGCCGCCACTTTCGGAAACTTTCATCCACCGCCAAACCACTGCCAACGCGATACGGTTCACGACCGTAGAACTGAGCGAACTTGAAACGCGGATTCTGAACGCAGCCGGGCGCTCGCTGGAAGTCGAGAAACGCCTCTACTCTGACCTGAGCGAAGCTGTTTTGGATGCATCTGCCAACGTGGGCGGCGCGGCGCGGGCTCTCGCAGAACTCGATCTGGCTTGTGCACTTGCTGATCTGGCCAGCGGGGAAGGGTGGGTCCGACCGGACGTGGATGAAGGCCGTGCCTTTGAAGTCGAAGCCGGTCGTCACCCCGTAGTGGAAGCCGCGCTTCGTCGTGAAGGCGGTCAATCCTTCGTAGCGAACGACTGTGGATTGTCTGACGGTGCGGACGGCGCGCACATCTGGTTGCTGACCGGACCGAATATGGCGGGTAAGTCGACCTTCCTTCGTCAGAACGCGCTGATCGCTCTCCTCGCGCAAGCTGGAAGTTTCGTCCCAGCCAAACGCGCGCACGTTGGTATCGTCTCAAGCCTGTTCTCAAGGGTCGGCGCGGCGGATGACCTCGCGCGTGGCCGCTCGACCTTCATGGTCGAGATGGTCGAAACCGCCGCAATCCTGAACCAGGCTGACGACCGGAGCCTGGTGATTTTGGACGAGATCGGTCGGGGCACTGCAACCTATGACGGTCTTTCCATTGCTTGGGCGGTAATGGAGCACTTGCATGATGTGAACCGGTCTCGCGCGCTCTTCGCGACACATTACCACGAAATGACCGCGCTGAGCGCCAAGCTCGAAGGCGCTGAAAATGCGACCGTGGCGGTGAAGGAGTGGGAGGGAGACGTCATCTTCCTCCACGAGGTGAAGATGGGTGCAGCAGAAGCGAGCTATGGCGTTCAGGTCGCGAAGTTGGCCGGGCTTCCGGAAGCAGTGGTTTCGCGCGCTCGAATGGTTTTGGAGCAACTGGAAAAAGGTGAACGGGAAGGTGGTGACAAGTCAAAGCTCATCGACGATCTGCCGCTCTTCGCTGCAATACCGAAACAGTCTTCATTGCCGAAGACGGCTGAGCACAACGCGCTCAAAGAAAAGCTCGCCGAGGTTCTACCCGACGAGCTGACGCCTCGAGAGGCGCTTGAGGTTATCTATGAGTTAAAGCGCTTGGCCGACTAA
- a CDS encoding nucleotide exchange factor GrpE codes for MADPKQEPEELIDIDALADEDGEAVELDELEILRAERDEMRDRFMRALADAENARKRGERDRREAEQYGGSKLARDMLPVYDNLKRALDAAGDHEGRSESMSALMEGVELTMRELLNIFEKHGISRISPEVGDKFDPQLHQAMFEAPLPDTKQGDIIQVAAEGFMLYDRLLRPAQVGVSSNPG; via the coding sequence ATGGCAGATCCGAAGCAGGAACCCGAAGAGCTCATCGACATCGACGCGCTCGCCGATGAAGACGGCGAGGCGGTGGAATTGGACGAGCTCGAGATCCTCCGCGCTGAGCGGGATGAAATGCGTGACCGGTTCATGCGCGCACTGGCGGATGCTGAAAACGCCCGCAAGCGCGGTGAACGTGATCGTCGGGAAGCAGAGCAATACGGCGGCTCCAAACTCGCCCGTGACATGCTACCAGTCTATGACAACCTGAAGCGCGCGCTTGACGCGGCGGGCGACCATGAGGGACGGAGCGAGAGCATGTCTGCCCTGATGGAGGGTGTTGAGCTGACCATGCGCGAATTGCTGAATATCTTCGAAAAACACGGCATCAGCCGTATTTCTCCAGAGGTGGGCGACAAGTTCGACCCGCAGCTGCACCAAGCGATGTTCGAGGCTCCTCTGCCCGATACCAAGCAGGGAGATATCATCCAGGTCGCTGCCGAGGGCTTCATGCTCTACGATCGCCTCTTGCGCCCAGCACAGGTCGGAGTGAGCTCCAACCCCGGTTAA
- the hrcA gene encoding heat-inducible transcriptional repressor HrcA yields the protein MNDAGKILEEMNDRSREVFRRVVESYLATGEPVGSRTLTRVLEEKVSAATIRNVMQDLEYLGLLNSPHVSAGRVPTQQGLRMFVDGLLEVRDLGAEDREKIDATLGTNSSDVSSLLSRVGSALSGTTQVASLVLAPKHEAEIKHIEFVQLGPERALVVLVFSDGHVENRVFTPPPGQTPSSMREAANFLNSFAEGHSLSEMRGVIQREIGQRRQEIDALAAELVAEGTAIWEAQGEPHERLVVRGRANLLGESEPEELDRIRTLFDDLERKRDIAEFLELTDEGEGVRIFIGSENKLFSLSGSSLVVSPYMNADRKIIGAVGVIGPTRLNYGRIVPIVDYTAQLVGKLIADRGKG from the coding sequence ATGAATGACGCCGGAAAAATTCTGGAAGAGATGAACGATCGGTCCCGCGAGGTCTTCCGCCGCGTGGTCGAGAGCTATCTGGCAACAGGTGAGCCTGTTGGCTCAAGAACACTCACCCGCGTGCTGGAGGAGAAGGTCTCTGCCGCCACGATCCGAAATGTCATGCAGGACTTGGAGTATCTTGGGCTCTTGAATAGCCCTCACGTGAGCGCTGGCCGGGTGCCGACTCAGCAAGGCTTGCGCATGTTTGTCGATGGATTGCTCGAAGTGCGCGATCTGGGTGCGGAAGACCGTGAGAAGATTGATGCCACCCTCGGCACGAACTCTTCAGATGTTTCCAGCCTTCTCTCTCGCGTCGGGTCAGCGCTTTCGGGAACCACGCAAGTTGCCAGCCTCGTGTTGGCACCCAAGCATGAGGCTGAGATCAAACATATCGAGTTTGTTCAACTCGGGCCGGAGCGAGCCCTAGTGGTGTTGGTCTTCTCGGACGGTCACGTTGAAAACCGGGTGTTCACACCCCCGCCCGGGCAAACCCCCTCTTCCATGCGAGAAGCAGCCAACTTCTTGAATTCATTTGCTGAAGGGCATTCTCTTTCAGAGATGCGAGGAGTAATCCAGCGAGAGATTGGCCAACGTCGGCAGGAGATCGATGCCTTGGCCGCAGAGCTTGTTGCCGAGGGAACCGCGATTTGGGAAGCGCAAGGCGAGCCGCATGAACGCCTCGTGGTCCGTGGCCGCGCAAACCTGCTGGGCGAGTCGGAGCCCGAGGAACTGGACCGCATACGCACTCTCTTCGATGACCTAGAGAGAAAACGGGATATTGCAGAGTTCCTCGAACTCACCGACGAGGGTGAGGGTGTGCGCATTTTTATCGGCTCCGAGAACAAGCTGTTCTCACTTTCGGGTTCATCTTTGGTGGTTTCTCCTTATATGAATGCCGACCGGAAGATCATCGGCGCCGTAGGTGTGATCGGGCCGACGCGGCTCAACTATGGCCGGATCGTTCCAATCGTGGATTATACCGCGCAGCTTGTTGGAAAGCTGATCGCGGATCGAGGCAAAGGGTAA
- the rph gene encoding ribonuclease PH: MRPSGRALGDMRPIEIETEVTRYAEGSCLIKCGETHVICTATVEERVPPFLKNSGKGWVTAEYGMLPRATHSRMRREAKNGQSGRTQEIQRLIGRSLRAGVDFQALGERQIQIDCDVIQADGGTRCASITGGWVALSLAVKKLMAAGLVKTNPILDHVAAVSCGIYAGQPVVDLDYAEDSEAGTDGNFVMTGSGRLIEVQASAEGATFARSELDALMDLAEAGVAQLVAAQKSAVEA, encoded by the coding sequence ATGCGCCCTTCCGGCCGCGCCCTTGGCGATATGCGCCCGATCGAGATTGAAACTGAAGTCACGCGCTATGCGGAAGGCTCATGCTTGATCAAATGCGGCGAGACTCACGTCATTTGTACGGCGACAGTGGAGGAGCGTGTTCCGCCATTCCTGAAGAACAGCGGCAAAGGTTGGGTGACGGCTGAGTATGGCATGCTACCGCGGGCGACCCACAGCCGTATGCGCCGTGAAGCCAAGAATGGTCAAAGCGGAAGAACGCAGGAAATTCAGCGACTTATTGGTCGTTCGCTCCGTGCTGGAGTTGATTTTCAGGCGCTCGGCGAGCGTCAGATTCAAATCGACTGTGATGTGATCCAGGCTGACGGCGGAACGCGCTGCGCCTCCATCACCGGCGGCTGGGTCGCGCTGAGTCTCGCGGTCAAAAAGCTCATGGCAGCCGGTCTGGTAAAGACCAATCCGATCCTCGATCATGTCGCCGCTGTCAGTTGCGGGATCTACGCGGGCCAACCCGTAGTGGACCTCGACTATGCAGAAGACAGCGAAGCGGGCACCGATGGCAATTTCGTGATGACCGGCTCCGGCAGACTGATTGAGGTTCAGGCAAGCGCAGAGGGCGCAACTTTTGCGCGTTCTGAGCTGGACGCGTTGATGGATCTCGCTGAGGCAGGCGTCGCTCAGTTGGTCGCAGCACAGAAGTCCGCCGTGGAGGCGTAG
- the rdgB gene encoding RdgB/HAM1 family non-canonical purine NTP pyrophosphatase encodes MRKFDDNKLVIATHNAGKLREISTLLAPFEVDVVSAGSLGLEEPEETETTFVGNARIKAHFAAKASNLPALADDSGIEVDALGGRPGVFTADWAETPDGRDFVLAMTKVWEECESISAPEPRLARFKATLCLAWPDGHDEVFEGVAVGQLVWPLRGDRGFGFDPMFLPEGQNLTFGEMAPEQKAPLAHRTKAFEKLVAGCFAR; translated from the coding sequence TTGCGCAAGTTTGACGACAACAAGCTGGTTATCGCGACCCACAATGCTGGCAAGCTGCGGGAGATCTCTACTCTCTTGGCTCCTTTTGAGGTTGATGTTGTTAGCGCGGGTTCGCTTGGTTTGGAAGAACCTGAAGAGACTGAAACCACCTTTGTCGGCAACGCGCGTATCAAGGCGCACTTCGCGGCCAAGGCATCCAACCTGCCTGCTCTCGCGGACGATAGCGGTATCGAGGTGGATGCCCTTGGCGGCAGGCCCGGTGTGTTTACTGCCGACTGGGCCGAAACGCCGGACGGCAGAGATTTCGTTCTCGCGATGACCAAAGTTTGGGAGGAATGTGAGAGTATCTCTGCTCCCGAGCCGAGATTGGCGAGGTTTAAGGCCACGCTCTGCCTGGCGTGGCCCGACGGGCATGACGAAGTGTTTGAAGGCGTGGCAGTGGGCCAGCTCGTTTGGCCGTTGCGCGGTGATCGCGGCTTTGGGTTTGATCCCATGTTCCTGCCAGAAGGCCAGAACCTGACCTTTGGCGAAATGGCGCCAGAGCAAAAGGCACCGCTTGCGCACCGCACCAAGGCCTTCGAAAAACTCGTTGCAGGTTGTTTTGCTCGCTGA
- the hemW gene encoding radical SAM family heme chaperone HemW — MRTAPRPSKNSLQVVLLADWQHGGFGLYIHWPFCAAKCPYCDFNSHVSSRIDHAAWREAYLREIARIGSETEGRVLNSVYFGGGTPSLMEPDTVAAILAEIGLYWPRANDIEITLEANPSSVEARRFAGYAEAGVNRVSLGVQSLRDDDLRALGRLHDVAQAKTALSVAKSHFNRVSFDLIYARQHQTFDAWKEELDEALELSADHLSLYQLTIEPGTAFGDRYAVGKLRGLPDDDLGADMYELTQEITSSVGLSAYEVSNYAENGSESRHNLIYWRYGDYAGIGPGAHGRLTLDGQKLATVASTMPSSWLTKQAEGSVESREVISGAEQASEYLMMGLRINDGISLERFEALGGIALQKTKLLDLVNEGLIVVQGDRTRATQRGRMVLNAVIRELMV, encoded by the coding sequence TTGCGCACCGCACCAAGGCCTTCGAAAAACTCGTTGCAGGTTGTTTTGCTCGCTGACTGGCAGCACGGCGGCTTCGGCCTGTACATCCACTGGCCGTTCTGCGCCGCCAAGTGCCCGTACTGCGATTTCAACTCGCACGTTTCCTCTAGGATTGATCACGCCGCGTGGCGGGAAGCCTATCTGAGAGAGATCGCCCGTATCGGGAGCGAAACCGAAGGGCGCGTGCTCAACTCTGTTTACTTCGGTGGCGGCACACCCTCGCTCATGGAGCCCGATACGGTGGCTGCAATCCTCGCCGAGATCGGCCTGTATTGGCCAAGAGCCAATGACATCGAGATAACACTCGAGGCAAACCCGTCCTCAGTCGAAGCTCGGCGTTTTGCAGGCTATGCAGAGGCCGGCGTGAACCGGGTGTCCCTTGGGGTACAGTCCCTTCGTGACGACGACCTTCGGGCGCTGGGTAGACTGCATGATGTGGCACAAGCCAAGACTGCGCTTTCAGTGGCAAAGTCTCATTTCAATCGTGTGAGTTTTGATTTGATCTACGCCCGGCAACATCAGACCTTCGATGCATGGAAGGAAGAACTAGATGAGGCGCTTGAGCTCTCTGCAGATCATCTCTCGCTCTATCAGCTGACCATCGAACCCGGCACCGCATTCGGTGATCGCTATGCTGTCGGAAAGCTCAGGGGGCTGCCTGATGACGACCTCGGGGCGGACATGTATGAGCTAACTCAAGAGATAACTTCTAGCGTTGGATTGTCAGCCTATGAAGTCTCTAACTATGCTGAAAACGGGTCTGAATCGCGGCATAATCTCATTTACTGGAGGTATGGCGACTATGCGGGTATTGGCCCAGGAGCTCACGGAAGGCTCACGCTCGATGGGCAGAAATTGGCGACGGTTGCATCAACAATGCCCTCGTCTTGGTTGACAAAACAGGCTGAGGGATCTGTAGAGTCGCGCGAGGTGATTTCTGGTGCCGAGCAGGCGTCTGAGTACCTCATGATGGGCCTTCGGATTAATGACGGTATTTCGCTTGAGCGATTTGAGGCTTTAGGTGGCATAGCCCTCCAAAAGACCAAACTTCTCGACCTAGTCAACGAAGGGCTCATAGTGGTGCAGGGAGACCGGACTCGGGCCACCCAACGCGGCAGAATGGTGCTCAATGCCGTGATCCGCGAGCTCATGGTCTAG
- a CDS encoding YbaN family protein, which translates to MRALWGLAGSLALLLGLLGVILPLLPTVPFVLLAAFCFARSSDRLHRWLVSHRSFGPMIENWQSKGTIGRSAKIAVTLSVVVVFSISVGFQLASEILIIQCVILSCVMLFIWTRPEA; encoded by the coding sequence ATGCGTGCCCTGTGGGGACTCGCTGGATCCCTCGCGCTTCTATTGGGCTTGCTAGGGGTGATACTACCTTTGCTTCCGACAGTTCCGTTCGTTCTGCTGGCCGCATTCTGTTTCGCGCGTTCGTCAGATCGGCTTCACCGCTGGCTTGTCAGCCACCGATCCTTTGGGCCGATGATTGAGAACTGGCAGAGCAAAGGCACAATTGGCCGTTCAGCGAAAATTGCGGTAACGCTGTCGGTTGTAGTGGTATTCAGCATCTCTGTTGGCTTTCAGCTTGCCTCGGAAATCCTGATTATTCAGTGCGTTATCTTAAGCTGCGTCATGCTGTTTATCTGGACACGTCCAGAGGCGTAG
- a CDS encoding ParB/RepB/Spo0J family partition protein, with amino-acid sequence MAEKKRGLGRGLSALMADVAPRDDSSSVPTAAERRLPIERVEPNPEQPRRDFEMEPLQELADSIREHGIIQPLIVRENSSKSGTYQIVAGERRWRAAQMAQLHEVPVIIRDFSDEEVLEVAIVENIQRKDLNPIDEAHGYRQLVERFGHTQEHLAKALGKSRSHLANLMRLLQLPEDVQRLLRDGRLSSGHARALITSENASELARTVVQKGLSVRDTEKLAKGGAQSKRQAKPRPSKDADTQALENDLSANLGFKVSIEHAANGSGKMILSYRDLDDLDALCRLLTATPLDVSR; translated from the coding sequence ATGGCTGAGAAAAAGAGAGGCCTGGGCCGTGGATTGTCTGCCTTGATGGCCGATGTCGCTCCGAGGGATGATAGCTCTTCTGTGCCGACAGCAGCTGAGCGCCGACTGCCGATAGAGCGTGTTGAGCCGAACCCGGAGCAACCTCGCCGCGATTTTGAAATGGAACCACTGCAGGAGCTGGCCGACTCGATCCGCGAGCACGGCATCATCCAGCCTCTCATAGTTCGTGAAAATTCATCTAAATCAGGTACTTACCAGATTGTAGCGGGCGAGCGAAGGTGGCGGGCGGCGCAAATGGCGCAGCTGCATGAGGTGCCGGTAATCATCCGCGACTTTTCGGATGAAGAAGTGCTGGAAGTCGCAATCGTCGAAAACATCCAACGCAAAGATCTCAACCCGATCGATGAAGCCCATGGATATCGCCAACTGGTCGAGCGGTTCGGCCACACACAAGAACATTTGGCTAAAGCACTGGGCAAAAGCAGGAGCCACCTGGCCAACCTCATGCGGCTCCTTCAGTTGCCGGAAGACGTTCAGCGATTGCTTCGAGACGGCCGGCTTTCATCCGGACATGCCCGCGCACTTATCACCTCCGAAAATGCCTCTGAACTCGCTCGCACGGTCGTCCAGAAAGGGCTGTCGGTTCGCGACACTGAGAAACTAGCCAAAGGTGGTGCCCAGTCAAAACGGCAAGCAAAGCCAAGACCATCGAAAGATGCAGACACCCAAGCGCTGGAGAATGACCTTTCGGCTAACCTTGGTTTTAAAGTCTCAATAGAGCATGCCGCGAACGGATCTGGTAAAATGATACTGTCCTACCGAGATTTGGATGATCTGGACGCCCTTTGCCGCCTTCTGACAGCTACGCCTCTGGACGTGTCCAGATAA
- a CDS encoding ParA family protein produces MSDPTRPKGPKIIAVANQKGGVGKTTTAINLGAALAAEGKAVLIVDLDPQGNASTGLGVEPIDRKRTTYDLLLDDAPLRDVVLATDVDNLLLAPATTDLSSADIELVANERRSHLLHDALRQPEIDRYSLDYILIDCPPSLNLLTVNAMIAADSVLVPLQSEFYALEGLSQLMLTLREVRETANPNLRIEGVVLTMFDMRNNLSQQVDDDAREALGDLVFQTRIPRNVRVSEAPSFAMPVLDYDPSSKGSIAYRDLAKELLGRPAQ; encoded by the coding sequence GTGTCTGATCCCACCCGCCCCAAGGGACCAAAGATCATCGCTGTCGCCAACCAGAAAGGCGGCGTTGGCAAGACAACGACGGCCATAAATCTTGGGGCGGCTTTGGCCGCAGAGGGCAAGGCGGTGCTAATTGTGGATCTCGATCCACAGGGAAACGCATCTACCGGTCTCGGGGTCGAACCGATTGATCGTAAGAGAACAACTTATGATCTGCTGCTGGATGACGCGCCGCTTCGTGACGTAGTTCTCGCCACAGATGTTGACAACCTACTGCTCGCACCTGCGACAACGGATCTTAGTTCGGCCGATATTGAATTGGTTGCCAACGAGCGCCGCAGCCACCTGCTCCATGACGCTCTCCGACAACCAGAAATCGACCGCTACTCGCTCGACTACATTCTAATCGACTGTCCGCCTTCGTTAAACCTTCTGACGGTTAACGCAATGATCGCCGCAGATTCCGTGCTAGTACCGCTTCAATCTGAGTTCTATGCACTCGAGGGACTTTCGCAGCTCATGCTGACCCTTCGTGAGGTTCGGGAGACAGCAAATCCCAATCTACGGATTGAGGGTGTCGTCCTTACGATGTTCGATATGCGAAACAATCTCTCGCAACAGGTTGATGACGATGCCCGCGAAGCGCTCGGGGATCTGGTCTTCCAAACACGTATTCCGCGCAATGTGCGGGTCAGCGAGGCGCCGAGTTTTGCTATGCCGGTGCTTGACTACGATCCTTCGTCAAAAGGCAGTATCGCCTATCGAGACCTGGCAAAAGAACTGCTGGGTCGGCCGGCACAGTAG
- the rsmG gene encoding 16S rRNA (guanine(527)-N(7))-methyltransferase RsmG yields the protein MTREATLAQLDVSRETTAKLDIYATLLSRWNRAINLVAPNTLPDLWRRHFLDSAQVLAYGPDKGIWLDIGTGGGFPGLICALLAHETRPQLNFQFIESDQRKCTFLATVIRETGINGRIHAERVESLPPVGASVVSARALAPLAILIEYAERHLTPGGTGLFLKGTKHDQEIATALETWSFDVQKHTSETDPYGALLTVGNIARV from the coding sequence GTGACCCGGGAAGCTACGCTGGCTCAGCTTGATGTTTCACGTGAAACAACGGCCAAGTTGGACATCTACGCCACGCTTCTGAGTAGGTGGAACAGAGCCATCAACCTGGTAGCGCCCAACACGCTGCCCGACCTATGGCGGAGGCACTTTCTCGATTCGGCACAAGTGCTGGCCTATGGGCCCGATAAGGGAATTTGGCTAGATATTGGGACGGGTGGTGGCTTCCCGGGACTTATCTGTGCGCTACTGGCACATGAAACACGCCCGCAGCTCAATTTCCAGTTCATCGAGTCCGACCAACGAAAATGCACGTTTCTTGCAACGGTAATCCGTGAAACGGGCATCAACGGAAGGATTCACGCGGAACGAGTGGAGTCACTGCCTCCTGTCGGCGCTTCTGTTGTCTCGGCGCGCGCTTTGGCACCACTAGCGATACTAATTGAGTATGCCGAGCGGCATCTAACACCTGGCGGCACTGGCCTCTTTTTGAAGGGTACGAAACACGATCAAGAGATTGCCACGGCACTTGAAACCTGGTCGTTCGACGTTCAGAAACACACAAGCGAAACCGACCCATACGGCGCTCTTCTCACAGTAGGAAACATAGCTCGTGTCTGA